A region of Desulfolithobacter dissulfuricans DNA encodes the following proteins:
- a CDS encoding sigma-70 family RNA polymerase sigma factor encodes MLASIKDDLLEAGKSEGCITFQHLNELLPEDIKDPGAIEEIFDFLGEHNIEIVTQEKSGKKKTLSGEEWTGKKDPDAEALVDAESLPDSEEHDSEETTTTYLREMGQFDLLTPEEEAKYSKTIREGFSSIINAIREDTSGTQEIKMLVERIDLWQRRDPSLKPKKQQLNYMRHCVKLAVKKYPEKRELLELHAKLEAYNRSIEIAKDAMIRANLRLVVSIAKRYMHQGLTLADLIQEGNLGLMRAVFRFDYKKGNKFSTYASWWIRQAITRAILDKTRTIRLPVHFLELRSQFFKAFYSLLKELGREPTPQEISKMTDLPMDKILAILEASREPISLETPVGDDDSTLGDFLENQESESPYDAVQNRELANRVTEVLSTLTEREEKIIRLRFGIGEKAEYTLEEIGKRFNVSRERIRQIEKKALNRLRHSSRREKLRYFLD; translated from the coding sequence GTGCTTGCAAGTATCAAGGATGACCTTCTCGAGGCTGGTAAAAGCGAAGGCTGTATAACATTCCAGCACCTCAATGAGCTGCTTCCCGAGGATATCAAGGATCCCGGCGCCATTGAGGAAATCTTTGACTTCCTGGGCGAACACAATATCGAGATCGTTACCCAGGAAAAATCCGGCAAGAAAAAGACCCTGTCCGGTGAAGAATGGACAGGCAAGAAAGACCCTGATGCTGAGGCGTTGGTTGACGCCGAGAGTCTTCCTGACAGTGAAGAACATGACAGCGAGGAGACGACCACCACCTATCTTCGGGAGATGGGGCAGTTTGATCTGCTGACACCCGAGGAGGAGGCCAAGTACTCCAAGACCATACGCGAAGGGTTCAGCTCAATAATCAATGCCATCCGCGAGGATACCTCCGGAACCCAGGAAATCAAGATGCTGGTGGAGCGCATTGACCTGTGGCAACGGCGGGATCCTTCGCTCAAGCCCAAGAAGCAGCAGCTCAACTACATGCGTCACTGCGTCAAGCTGGCGGTGAAGAAGTACCCGGAAAAGAGGGAGCTGCTTGAGCTGCATGCCAAACTCGAGGCCTATAACCGCTCCATCGAGATCGCCAAGGACGCCATGATTCGCGCCAACCTGCGGCTGGTGGTCTCCATTGCCAAACGCTACATGCATCAGGGGCTGACTCTGGCGGACCTGATCCAGGAAGGCAACCTGGGCCTGATGCGGGCCGTGTTCCGCTTTGACTACAAGAAAGGCAACAAGTTCTCCACCTATGCCTCCTGGTGGATCCGGCAGGCCATCACCCGGGCCATCCTGGACAAGACCAGAACCATCCGGCTGCCGGTGCATTTTCTCGAGTTGCGCAGCCAGTTCTTCAAGGCCTTTTACTCGCTTCTGAAAGAACTGGGCCGCGAACCCACGCCGCAGGAAATCTCCAAGATGACGGATCTGCCCATGGACAAGATCCTCGCCATCCTGGAGGCCTCGCGCGAACCGATCTCCCTTGAGACCCCGGTGGGTGACGATGACTCCACTCTGGGCGATTTCCTGGAAAACCAGGAATCCGAATCACCCTATGATGCGGTCCAGAACAGGGAACTGGCCAACCGGGTAACCGAGGTGCTGTCCACCCTGACCGAGCGGGAGGAAAAGATCATCCGTCTGCGCTTCGGTATCGGTGAAAAGGCCGAGTACACCCTGGAGGAGATCGGCAAGCGGTTCAATGTCTCCAGGGAGCGGATCCGCCAGATCGAGAAAAAAGCGCTCAACCGGCTGCGTCATTCCAGCCGCCGGGAGAAACTGCGTTACTTCCTTGACTGA
- a CDS encoding DUF4350 domain-containing protein, with the protein MRNKSFFTLFSVVALFCLFLAPVHGFAGPLVLFDQSHGQRFFIEKNRPLDLSGLAVLFVDQGATVKVSRAPLTGKTLRDVDVLIIAGAFAPIRKAEIEAIAEFLERGGKLAVMIHIGKPFHGLLERLGVGISVAPVYEQQHILARNPRDFTVREFARHPLTRGLKGFNIYGGWALLNKEKNTEIVAHTSSQAWIDMDKNGKVSLHDAVQSFPVIVAGRLGRGSFVVFADDAIFQNGFLSDGNLDLARNLALWFCPQRVAI; encoded by the coding sequence ATGCGTAACAAATCGTTTTTTACTCTTTTTTCTGTTGTTGCTCTCTTTTGCCTTTTTCTTGCCCCTGTCCATGGTTTCGCCGGGCCGCTGGTGCTCTTTGATCAGAGCCATGGCCAGCGATTTTTTATTGAAAAGAACCGGCCGCTGGACCTCTCCGGCCTGGCCGTGCTGTTTGTCGACCAGGGGGCGACCGTCAAGGTCTCCCGGGCCCCGCTGACCGGCAAGACCCTGCGGGATGTGGATGTCCTGATCATCGCCGGGGCCTTTGCCCCGATCCGCAAGGCAGAGATCGAAGCCATCGCGGAGTTTCTGGAAAGGGGCGGCAAACTGGCCGTGATGATCCATATCGGCAAGCCGTTCCATGGCCTGCTCGAACGGCTGGGGGTCGGTATCTCCGTGGCCCCGGTCTACGAACAGCAGCATATACTGGCCAGAAATCCCCGTGATTTCACAGTCAGGGAATTTGCCAGACATCCCCTGACCCGTGGTCTCAAGGGGTTCAATATCTATGGTGGCTGGGCTCTGCTCAACAAGGAAAAAAATACAGAAATAGTGGCCCATACCAGCAGCCAGGCCTGGATCGATATGGATAAAAACGGGAAGGTCAGCCTTCATGACGCCGTCCAATCCTTCCCGGTCATTGTCGCCGGCCGCCTGGGCCGGGGCAGCTTTGTGGTCTTCGCCGACGACGCCATCTTCCAGAACGGCTTCCTCAGCGACGGCAACCTGGACCTGGCCAGAAACCTGGCCCTCTGGTTCTGTCCCCAAAGGGTTGCGATTTGA
- the mqnE gene encoding aminofutalosine synthase MqnE produces the protein MDSFIEQAGLGDILAKVRNEERLSLEDGRRLYECPDILALGYLANIVRERKNGNRAYFIYNQHINYSNVCTNLCKFCAFGKEKGHDQAYEMSLEDVKEKVRERLEEPITEIHMVGGIHPDLPYSYYLDLLRGIKEIRPDVHIQAFTCVEIHHLAELAGKSVGDTLEELKEAGLGSIPGGGAEVFSPRIRELTCEKKLSGEGWLEVTRTAHRHGLNTNATMLYGHIETIDERLEHLDALRRTQDETGGFLAFIPLSFHPKNTELSQLSRTTGVDDLKNIAVARLMLDNFPHIKAYWVMIGPKLAQVALSFGADDMDGTVKEEIITHMAGAETEQALGHRTLIKLIREAGREPVERDTLYNILQTF, from the coding sequence ATGGACTCATTTATTGAACAGGCCGGACTTGGCGATATCCTTGCCAAGGTCCGCAACGAAGAACGGCTCTCCCTGGAGGACGGCCGGCGGCTGTACGAATGTCCGGATATCCTAGCCCTTGGGTATCTTGCCAATATCGTCCGCGAACGCAAGAACGGTAACCGCGCCTACTTCATCTACAATCAGCACATCAATTACTCCAACGTCTGTACCAATCTTTGTAAGTTCTGCGCTTTCGGCAAGGAAAAGGGTCATGATCAGGCCTATGAGATGAGCCTGGAGGATGTGAAGGAAAAGGTTCGGGAGCGGCTGGAGGAACCGATCACCGAGATTCACATGGTGGGCGGCATTCATCCGGACCTGCCGTATTCCTATTATCTTGATCTGCTTCGAGGTATCAAGGAGATCCGTCCGGACGTGCATATCCAGGCTTTTACCTGTGTGGAGATCCATCACCTGGCCGAACTGGCCGGCAAGTCGGTGGGCGACACCCTGGAGGAACTGAAGGAGGCCGGGCTCGGCTCCATTCCCGGAGGCGGGGCCGAGGTCTTCTCCCCGCGGATTCGGGAGCTTACCTGTGAGAAGAAGCTCTCCGGCGAGGGCTGGCTCGAAGTCACCAGAACCGCACACCGTCACGGCCTCAATACCAACGCCACCATGCTTTACGGCCACATCGAGACCATTGACGAGCGGCTCGAACACCTGGATGCTCTGCGCCGGACCCAGGACGAGACCGGTGGATTCCTGGCCTTTATCCCGCTCTCCTTTCATCCCAAAAACACCGAGCTGTCCCAGCTTTCCCGGACCACCGGGGTGGATGACCTGAAAAACATCGCCGTAGCCAGGCTGATGCTCGACAACTTTCCCCATATCAAGGCCTACTGGGTCATGATCGGCCCCAAGCTGGCCCAGGTGGCCCTGTCGTTCGGGGCTGATGACATGGACGGCACGGTCAAGGAAGAGATCATCACCCACATGGCCGGAGCCGAGACCGAGCAGGCCCTGGGCCATCGCACCCTGATCAAGCTGATCCGGGAGGCGGGTCGGGAACCGGTGGAGCGCGACACTCTCTACAATATTCTCCAGACATTCTAA
- a CDS encoding bacteriohemerythrin has protein sequence MNNILYIVWSDNNNIGIPIIDEQHRGIISTINSLHYFIQTGHGDEIIKPTMIILEQYVDIHFKTEEALMKKANYPDIKDHIVMHKKLVEKTKNLSIYASSNNDSNIILKFLKEWWLGHINKEDVKYAPFLKKLLDSKSF, from the coding sequence ATGAACAACATCCTATATATAGTTTGGAGCGACAACAACAATATTGGAATCCCAATAATCGACGAACAACATAGAGGGATTATCTCTACCATCAATTCGTTACACTATTTTATCCAAACTGGACACGGTGACGAAATAATAAAACCTACCATGATAATATTAGAACAATATGTTGATATACATTTTAAAACAGAAGAAGCATTAATGAAAAAGGCAAACTATCCTGACATCAAAGATCACATTGTAATGCATAAAAAACTTGTAGAGAAAACAAAAAACCTTTCTATTTATGCCAGCAGCAATAATGATTCAAATATCATATTGAAATTCTTAAAAGAATGGTGGCTAGGCCATATTAACAAAGAAGACGTGAAATATGCCCCTTTTCTAAAAAAATTATTAGATTCAAAATCCTTCTAA
- a CDS encoding transposase, whose product MDQIKLYNVERIVSLITDQTKTVRKHCNADNFIRVLRRCFQAIPDHRQVSKTSISLDDALMSAYAMFSLKDPSLLAFENRRLNEAENLRAVFGIENIASDTQMREILDPLSPREFRSGFTAVFRILQRGKDLEAMTCLDGHYLISGDGTGFYYSTKVGNDFCLRKKQENGKHAYYQQMYGAAIVHPDKREVIPFCPEMISNQDGTSKQDCERAAAQRFWREFRREHPHLPVIVTEDALSSNAPHIRELKALNLRFILGVKPGDHQFLFEQFDASVETGKVTEFNMDDPRDPKKYHVFRYVNGLSLNKSNQDLKVNLLEYWQADDKGNELRFAWVTDLEITRENAYEIMRAGRARWRIENETFNTLKNQGYHLGHNYGLGAQHLSMVFTTLMVLAFLVDQAQQLGCWLFRKAWEESRSKRQLWENVRSRFRELPVDSMETLYRSIAFGIKGYVVEVIEPDDVMT is encoded by the coding sequence ATGGACCAAATCAAACTCTACAACGTGGAACGTATTGTCAGCCTCATCACGGATCAGACCAAAACGGTGCGAAAGCATTGCAATGCTGATAACTTTATCCGAGTATTGCGCCGATGTTTTCAGGCGATCCCTGATCACCGCCAAGTCAGCAAAACGAGCATCTCCCTCGATGATGCTCTCATGTCAGCATACGCCATGTTCTCCCTCAAGGATCCCTCGTTGCTGGCTTTTGAAAATCGACGTCTCAACGAGGCCGAAAATCTGCGTGCCGTATTCGGTATCGAAAACATCGCCTCCGACACCCAGATGCGGGAAATCCTCGATCCTCTTTCGCCGCGTGAATTCAGATCAGGTTTTACCGCGGTATTCCGCATCCTCCAGCGCGGCAAAGACCTCGAAGCCATGACCTGTCTGGATGGACACTACCTGATCAGCGGTGACGGTACCGGTTTCTACTATTCGACAAAAGTCGGCAATGATTTCTGCCTCAGAAAGAAACAGGAAAACGGTAAACATGCCTACTACCAGCAGATGTATGGAGCAGCCATTGTCCATCCTGACAAACGGGAAGTCATTCCCTTCTGTCCCGAAATGATCAGCAACCAGGACGGCACCAGCAAGCAGGACTGTGAGCGGGCTGCTGCCCAGCGTTTCTGGCGAGAGTTCCGTCGCGAACACCCTCATCTTCCAGTCATCGTCACTGAAGACGCTCTGAGCAGCAATGCACCGCATATACGGGAGCTCAAGGCCTTGAACCTGCGTTTCATTCTTGGTGTCAAACCAGGTGACCATCAGTTTCTGTTCGAGCAGTTCGATGCCTCTGTCGAGACGGGTAAAGTGACGGAATTCAACATGGATGATCCCAGGGATCCAAAGAAATATCATGTCTTCCGCTACGTCAATGGCCTGTCCCTGAACAAGTCCAACCAGGATCTGAAGGTCAACCTGCTCGAGTACTGGCAAGCTGACGACAAGGGCAATGAACTGCGGTTTGCCTGGGTGACCGACCTGGAGATCACCAGGGAGAACGCCTATGAGATCATGCGGGCGGGCCGGGCCCGGTGGCGTATCGAAAATGAGACGTTCAATACCTTGAAGAACCAAGGGTATCATCTGGGACACAACTATGGCCTGGGGGCACAACATCTTTCAATGGTATTCACCACTCTGATGGTGCTGGCGTTTCTGGTTGACCAGGCTCAGCAGCTGGGATGCTGGCTTTTCCGCAAGGCCTGGGAAGAGTCCAGAAGCAAACGTCAGCTCTGGGAGAATGTCCGTAGTCGATTCAGGGAACTTCCTGTAGACTCGATGGAAACACTCTACCGGAGCATTGCTTTTGGCATCAAGGGGTACGTCGTCGAGGTGATCGAACCTGACGATGTGATGACCTGA
- a CDS encoding ATP-binding protein, with amino-acid sequence MENLIDTRTRRLLQDKEVAEAASRMKSEFIANMNHEIRTPMNAILGYAEMLAAADLPEREQRYVSAILKSGAILVSMLNDIIMLSKIDSGSLQITRTPTHLGALLEEIKDFYQERIREKNIELSCRIVDNLPPVFLLDGVHLKHILLNLVSNAIAFTPEGQVVILVEGVPAKNSDQDWDILLSVSDSGVGIPPEEQQRILELLQPDRSGTGPKYVGSGFGLTLSGRLAALMGGQISLVSSPGQGSIFTLRLSGVEPVVDYLNEYTPAPGEAKSRPPALNQKLLVVDDMAMITDVIEDVYLDSPVEVLVANSADQGLHLARQQRPGLILLDLDLAGIDGRDIAQQLRDDSETADIPIVLMSGVALDMAEYRDLFADQLTKPFSIDGLEKLVASYIDVTSPSPEPSGTGPQEVPDQSEQAEVLRGWDRDLEEIFEQLQASGNLRTAEELGRMMQQRDRYRNGTGALHALGQQLIEYAREPDIIAVDQMIMKLKQYTLQWKQ; translated from the coding sequence ATGGAAAATTTGATTGATACCAGGACCAGGAGGCTGCTCCAGGATAAAGAGGTCGCAGAGGCAGCGAGTCGCATGAAAAGCGAGTTCATTGCGAATATGAACCATGAGATTCGTACGCCAATGAACGCCATACTCGGGTATGCCGAGATGCTGGCCGCTGCCGACCTCCCGGAGCGGGAACAGCGGTATGTCTCGGCCATCCTCAAGAGCGGTGCCATCCTGGTATCCATGCTCAATGATATCATCATGCTGTCCAAGATCGATTCCGGCAGCCTGCAGATAACCAGAACCCCGACTCACCTGGGCGCTCTCCTCGAGGAGATAAAGGACTTCTACCAGGAAAGAATACGGGAGAAGAATATTGAACTCTCCTGTCGCATCGTTGATAATCTGCCGCCGGTCTTTCTCCTCGACGGTGTTCATCTCAAGCATATTCTGCTGAACCTGGTCAGTAACGCCATCGCCTTCACCCCTGAAGGACAGGTGGTGATTCTGGTGGAGGGAGTGCCGGCAAAAAATTCCGACCAGGACTGGGATATTCTCCTCTCGGTCTCGGACAGCGGCGTCGGTATCCCGCCAGAGGAGCAGCAGCGCATCCTGGAACTGTTGCAGCCCGATCGTTCCGGAACCGGCCCCAAGTATGTCGGATCCGGTTTCGGCCTGACGCTCAGCGGTCGGTTGGCCGCCCTCATGGGAGGCCAGATAAGTCTGGTCAGCAGTCCCGGGCAGGGCAGTATCTTTACCCTCAGGCTCTCGGGAGTCGAGCCGGTGGTCGATTATCTTAATGAATATACGCCTGCTCCTGGTGAGGCGAAGAGTAGGCCACCGGCGCTGAACCAGAAGTTACTGGTTGTGGACGACATGGCCATGATCACTGATGTCATCGAAGACGTCTACCTGGATTCGCCGGTGGAGGTGCTGGTTGCCAACTCTGCCGACCAGGGGCTGCATCTGGCCAGGCAGCAGCGGCCTGGCCTGATTCTGCTCGATCTTGACCTGGCCGGGATCGATGGCCGCGACATCGCGCAGCAATTGCGTGACGATTCCGAAACAGCTGATATTCCCATTGTTCTCATGTCCGGGGTTGCCTTGGACATGGCGGAATATCGGGACCTGTTTGCCGACCAGCTGACAAAGCCGTTCAGTATCGACGGCTTGGAGAAGCTCGTTGCCTCCTATATAGATGTGACATCTCCGTCTCCGGAGCCATCCGGCACCGGGCCCCAGGAAGTTCCCGATCAGTCCGAACAGGCCGAGGTACTGCGCGGCTGGGACCGGGATCTCGAAGAAATTTTCGAGCAGCTGCAGGCGAGCGGCAATCTGCGCACCGCCGAAGAGCTGGGCCGGATGATGCAGCAAAGAGACCGGTACCGTAACGGGACCGGTGCTCTGCACGCCCTTGGCCAGCAGTTGATAGAGTATGCCCGGGAACCCGATATCATTGCCGTGGATCAGATGATTATGAAACTGAAACAGTACACCTTGCAATGGAAACAGTAA
- the malQ gene encoding 4-alpha-glucanotransferase: MIPFLKKRSSGILLHISSLPSPCGIGDLGPGAWTFLDFLSAAGQSFWQILPLGPTSPVFGNSPYMSSSAFAGNPLFISPELLAKEGLLTNTQLSRCPSCSEYFVAFDSAIPWKNQVLQEAWTTFLQQGRRDELDEISERYPWLKDHALFMALKEQHNQLPWWQWPTPLRKRDPVALQSIQTQLHHSIDYFRFEQYVFFRQWQELRRRAAKKNIRLIGDLPIYVALDSVDVWAHQEIFDLDPKTSLPTHVAGVPPDYFSRTGQLWGNPLYRWNSRKKEVRAALYDWWTRRLETIFSQVDIIRIDHFRGFDSYWSVPAREKTAIHGNWKKGPGLSFFREMEKRLGPLPVIAEDLGLITPAVEKLRDTLGFPGMKILLFAFDGNPQNSYLPYNHPRNSVVYTGTHDNDTAVGWFLSPAVPPEAKRQAKQFANRTDTDASTFHQDMIHLALGSPASLALIPMQDVLGFGNDCRMNTPGTSRDNWRWRCAPRFMTTELALWMREKTALFGRLPENQEHQDND, from the coding sequence TTGATACCTTTTCTCAAAAAACGCAGCTCAGGAATCCTGCTCCACATATCCTCCCTGCCCTCGCCCTGCGGTATCGGCGATCTCGGCCCGGGAGCCTGGACCTTTCTGGATTTTCTCTCAGCGGCCGGACAGTCCTTCTGGCAGATCCTGCCGCTGGGACCAACCAGCCCTGTTTTCGGCAACTCGCCCTACATGAGCTCTTCGGCCTTTGCCGGCAACCCGCTCTTCATCAGCCCGGAACTCCTTGCCAAAGAGGGTCTCCTGACCAACACCCAGCTTTCCAGGTGCCCCTCATGCTCTGAATATTTCGTCGCCTTTGACAGCGCTATCCCCTGGAAGAACCAGGTCCTCCAGGAGGCCTGGACCACGTTCCTGCAGCAGGGCCGTCGGGACGAACTCGACGAGATAAGCGAGCGCTATCCCTGGCTCAAAGACCATGCCCTGTTCATGGCCCTGAAGGAGCAGCACAACCAGCTACCGTGGTGGCAGTGGCCCACCCCGCTCAGGAAGCGCGATCCAGTTGCGCTGCAATCAATTCAAACGCAACTGCATCATAGCATAGATTACTTCCGTTTTGAACAATATGTCTTTTTCCGCCAATGGCAAGAGCTGCGACGCCGGGCAGCGAAAAAAAACATCCGCCTCATCGGCGACCTGCCCATCTACGTGGCCCTGGACAGCGTGGACGTCTGGGCCCACCAGGAAATCTTTGACCTGGACCCGAAGACCAGTCTCCCCACCCATGTCGCCGGGGTACCGCCGGACTACTTCAGCCGCACCGGCCAGCTCTGGGGCAACCCGCTCTACCGCTGGAACAGCCGAAAAAAAGAGGTCCGAGCCGCTCTGTACGACTGGTGGACCAGGAGACTTGAGACCATCTTCTCCCAGGTGGACATCATCCGCATCGATCATTTCCGCGGCTTTGACTCCTACTGGTCTGTTCCGGCCCGGGAAAAGACCGCCATCCACGGCAACTGGAAAAAAGGCCCTGGCCTCTCTTTTTTCCGCGAGATGGAAAAACGGCTCGGCCCCCTGCCGGTTATCGCCGAAGACCTGGGCCTCATCACCCCGGCGGTGGAGAAGCTGCGCGACACCCTGGGCTTTCCGGGCATGAAGATCCTTCTCTTTGCCTTTGACGGCAACCCGCAAAACAGCTACCTGCCTTATAACCACCCGAGAAACAGCGTGGTCTACACCGGTACCCACGACAACGACACCGCGGTGGGCTGGTTCCTAAGCCCCGCGGTTCCACCGGAGGCCAAACGCCAGGCCAAGCAGTTTGCCAACAGGACCGACACCGATGCCTCCACCTTCCACCAGGACATGATCCACCTGGCCCTGGGGTCTCCGGCATCCCTGGCCCTGATTCCCATGCAGGACGTGCTCGGTTTTGGCAACGACTGCCGCATGAACACCCCGGGCACCTCCAGGGATAACTGGCGCTGGCGCTGCGCCCCCCGCTTCATGACCACGGAGCTGGCCCTCTGGATGCGTGAAAAAACAGCCCTGTTCGGCCGCCTGCCCGAGAACCAGGAGCATCAGGACAATGACTGA
- a CDS encoding flavodoxin family protein, with amino-acid sequence MTEPNTPTLLFLGSPRRNGNTETLLRHVGQGIEEAGGTWELIRLPELDIHPCIGCGNCEKKGTCILDDAMPSLYPRIMAADRIVIGSPIYFYGLTAQTKLFIDRCQTLWSRKYILKERRNNPEALGYLVSTAASRGDRLFEGAILTARYGFDAMDLSYGGELLARGLEHRKAARENPDLLDQARSFGRKIQSRDQGMKKGSKAS; translated from the coding sequence ATGACTGAACCCAACACTCCAACCCTGCTCTTTCTCGGCAGCCCGCGCCGAAACGGCAACACCGAAACCCTCCTGCGCCACGTGGGCCAGGGCATCGAAGAGGCCGGAGGAACATGGGAGCTGATCCGGTTACCCGAGCTGGACATTCACCCCTGCATTGGCTGTGGCAACTGCGAGAAAAAAGGAACCTGCATCCTGGATGATGCCATGCCCTCCCTCTACCCCAGAATCATGGCCGCCGACCGGATCGTGATCGGCTCCCCCATCTATTTCTATGGCCTCACCGCCCAGACAAAACTCTTCATCGACCGGTGCCAGACCCTGTGGAGCAGGAAATATATCCTCAAGGAGCGCCGGAACAACCCGGAAGCCCTTGGCTACCTGGTCTCCACCGCCGCCTCCCGCGGCGACCGGCTGTTCGAAGGCGCCATCCTCACAGCCCGCTACGGCTTCGACGCCATGGATCTCAGCTATGGCGGCGAACTGCTCGCCCGCGGCCTGGAACACCGGAAAGCAGCCCGGGAAAACCCGGACCTGCTCGACCAGGCAAGATCGTTTGGCCGAAAAATCCAATCCAGGGACCAGGGAATGAAAAAAGGCAGCAAAGCGTCTTGA